A genomic region of Porticoccaceae bacterium LTM1 contains the following coding sequences:
- the rpsU gene encoding 30S ribosomal protein S21 translates to MPSVRVKENEPFDIALRRFKRSCEKAGILAEVRRREFFEKPTWARKRKAAAAVKRHAKKVQRENRKFVRMY, encoded by the coding sequence ATGCCATCAGTTCGCGTTAAAGAAAACGAGCCCTTTGACATCGCCCTGCGTCGCTTCAAGCGCTCTTGTGAAAAAGCCGGCATCCTCGCCGAGGTTCGTCGTCGTGAGTTCTTCGAAAAGCCAACTTGGGCTCGCAAGCGTAAAGCTGCAGCCGCTGTTAAGCGTCACGCCAAGAAGGTTCAGCGCGAAAACCGCAAATTCGTTCGCATGTACTAA
- the tsaD gene encoding tRNA (adenosine(37)-N6)-threonylcarbamoyltransferase complex transferase subunit TsaD, whose product MRVLGIETSCDETGVAVYDSVKGLLAHRLYSQIEVHAEYGGVVPELASRDHVRKILPLIREVLADADCAQGDIDGIAYTSGPGLIGALMVGACVGRSLAYAWGIPAIGVHHMEGHLLAPMLEAEPPKFPFVALLVSGGHTQLVDVLGIGEYELLGESVDDAAGEAFDKAAKMLDLDYPGGPQIAKLAERGDPKRFKFPRPMTDRPGLEFSFSGLKTYTLNTIASHKGDDVLPDEQTMADIACAFQEAVVDTLAIKCRRALEQTGHKTLVIAGGVSANVRLREKLESSLAKIGGKVFYARHEFCTDNGAMIAYAGCQRLAAGQSDGLAVNTMPRWPLDTLSAID is encoded by the coding sequence ATGCGCGTTTTAGGCATAGAAACCTCTTGTGACGAAACCGGTGTGGCGGTCTATGACAGTGTCAAAGGGCTGCTGGCACATCGACTGTACAGCCAGATTGAGGTGCATGCTGAATATGGTGGTGTAGTGCCCGAGCTGGCCTCCCGTGATCATGTACGTAAGATTCTGCCACTGATTCGCGAAGTATTGGCCGATGCCGACTGTGCCCAGGGGGATATAGACGGTATTGCCTATACCTCTGGTCCCGGGTTGATTGGAGCGCTGATGGTGGGTGCCTGTGTGGGCCGCTCACTGGCTTACGCCTGGGGTATTCCTGCCATTGGGGTGCACCATATGGAAGGCCACCTGCTGGCACCCATGCTGGAGGCGGAGCCGCCAAAGTTTCCTTTTGTGGCACTGCTGGTTTCAGGTGGGCATACCCAGTTGGTGGATGTGCTCGGAATCGGCGAGTACGAACTGTTGGGAGAATCGGTGGACGATGCGGCGGGCGAGGCATTTGATAAGGCTGCGAAAATGCTCGACCTGGACTATCCGGGCGGCCCGCAGATAGCCAAGCTGGCCGAGCGCGGCGACCCAAAGCGTTTTAAATTCCCTCGGCCGATGACGGATCGCCCCGGACTGGAATTCAGTTTCTCCGGGCTAAAAACCTATACCCTCAACACCATTGCCAGCCACAAGGGCGACGATGTGCTGCCGGATGAGCAGACCATGGCGGATATCGCCTGTGCCTTTCAGGAGGCTGTTGTGGATACCCTTGCCATTAAATGCCGCCGTGCGCTGGAGCAGACCGGCCATAAAACCCTGGTTATTGCCGGCGGGGTTTCCGCCAATGTGCGACTGCGGGAAAAACTGGAAAGCTCACTCGCCAAAATTGGCGGCAAGGTGTTTTACGCACGTCATGAGTTTTGTACCGATAACGGTGCGATGATTGCCTATGCCGGCTGCCAGCGTCTGGCGGCCGGGCAAAGTGACGGTTTGGCGGTAAATACCATGCCGCGTTGGCCGTTGGATACATTGTCGGCGATTGATTGA
- the folB gene encoding dihydroneopterin aldolase: MDIVYIRDLRIDTIIGIYDWEREVRQTVSLDLEMASDIRKAAATDDIQYALNYKAVSKRLIAFVEGSEFLLVETMAEQIANIVMTEFDVPWLKLRLSKPGAVRGARDVGLIIERGSRQGL, encoded by the coding sequence ATGGATATTGTTTACATTCGCGATTTGCGCATCGACACCATTATCGGCATCTACGATTGGGAGCGTGAGGTGCGCCAGACAGTGAGTCTGGACCTGGAGATGGCGTCGGATATTCGCAAGGCGGCGGCTACCGACGATATTCAATACGCGCTCAATTACAAGGCAGTGTCCAAGCGCCTGATTGCTTTTGTGGAAGGCAGTGAATTTTTACTGGTTGAAACCATGGCCGAGCAGATCGCCAATATTGTAATGACCGAATTTGATGTGCCCTGGCTGAAGCTGCGATTGAGCAAGCCGGGCGCGGTGCGCGGTGCTCGTGATGTAGGCCTGATTATTGAACGCGGCAGTCGCCAGGGGCTGTAA
- the folK gene encoding 2-amino-4-hydroxy-6-hydroxymethyldihydropteridine diphosphokinase, with the protein MSADEKALVFLSIGSNIDRQRNIQSVLDQLAGHFGELVISSVYESEAVGFEGDPFYNLVVGIHTDLSVGALFESLRDLEYSHGRCRSGAKFSSRTLDVDILTYDQQVGDIDGVALPRAEILYNAFVLQPLAEIAPELSHPVEKKTYQQLWNEYDKNKQKLWPVDFEWCGELISRCLG; encoded by the coding sequence ATGTCGGCGGATGAAAAAGCGTTGGTATTTTTGAGTATTGGTAGCAATATCGACCGCCAACGCAATATTCAATCAGTACTGGATCAGTTGGCTGGGCATTTTGGTGAGCTGGTTATCTCTTCTGTTTACGAGAGTGAAGCGGTCGGTTTTGAGGGCGATCCCTTTTACAACCTGGTGGTTGGTATTCACACAGACCTTTCGGTTGGCGCACTGTTTGAGAGTCTGCGTGATCTGGAGTACAGCCATGGTCGCTGCCGCAGTGGTGCGAAATTCAGTTCGCGAACTCTTGATGTAGATATCCTCACTTACGACCAGCAGGTAGGGGATATCGATGGCGTAGCACTGCCAAGGGCCGAGATTTTGTACAACGCATTTGTATTGCAGCCATTGGCGGAGATTGCGCCGGAATTAAGCCATCCGGTGGAGAAAAAGACCTACCAGCAGCTGTGGAATGAATACGATAAAAACAAACAGAAGCTCTGGCCGGTGGACTTTGAGTGGTGTGGCGAGCTGATTTCCAGATGCTTGGGATAA
- a CDS encoding SIMPL domain-containing protein: protein MKIITSLFLIICTINSYATEMRGTPEELKNHFYPETPKITLYGNADRTVESDIAKIAIIIRTEAKKMEQALTENTEIRQKVITTLSQAGIPQKDIQTDNFSTSPEFGIFSSRPSSFSSINTIKVSVTTSSQFEAVALLVDIHPEISLGKIEYELSNKAEIKRQLLAEALADVMSKKAIYEKELGIILKVVGINSYNDSHRARRYDEVEEIVLTGSRMLGSESSKTRHDEPLKFGEMTFYANSAIFFEILDK from the coding sequence ATGAAAATAATTACCTCACTATTTCTGATCATCTGCACCATAAACAGCTACGCCACCGAAATGCGTGGCACACCGGAAGAACTCAAAAACCACTTTTATCCGGAAACCCCCAAGATTACTCTCTATGGTAATGCTGATCGAACTGTTGAATCAGACATTGCGAAGATCGCGATAATAATTCGCACAGAAGCAAAGAAAATGGAGCAAGCACTTACCGAAAATACCGAAATTCGCCAAAAAGTAATCACCACACTCTCTCAGGCAGGAATACCCCAGAAAGACATTCAAACAGACAACTTCTCTACTTCCCCTGAATTTGGCATCTTTTCCAGCCGGCCATCCAGCTTTTCGAGCATCAATACAATTAAAGTATCGGTCACCACCTCCTCTCAATTTGAAGCCGTAGCGTTACTTGTGGATATCCACCCTGAAATATCACTGGGTAAAATCGAGTACGAGCTGAGCAATAAGGCCGAGATTAAGCGTCAACTATTAGCCGAGGCGCTTGCAGACGTCATGAGCAAAAAAGCCATCTACGAAAAAGAGCTCGGCATCATATTAAAAGTTGTAGGAATTAACAGCTATAACGATTCACATCGAGCAAGAAGATATGATGAAGTGGAAGAAATTGTTCTTACAGGCAGCCGAATGCTGGGCTCAGAGTCCTCTAAAACTCGTCATGACGAGCCATTAAAGTTTGGCGAAATGACTTTCTATGCAAACAGTGCAATCTTCTTTGAGATTCTGGATAAATAG
- a CDS encoding Hsp20/alpha crystallin family protein: MTLVPRDDFFDLDKFFEHFWSPSRRQTDQSNTFFSPRVDVHEQDDHYEISAELPGVKKEDIHITLEQGILTLEAETSQEEKEEDKGRVIRSERRYGKFMRTFNLGEGIHEEDISATFENGVLKLTAPKRKEPTPVQRRIEVQ, encoded by the coding sequence ATGACATTGGTTCCTAGAGACGACTTTTTCGATCTGGACAAGTTTTTTGAGCACTTTTGGTCGCCATCGCGCCGCCAGACCGATCAGTCAAACACGTTCTTTTCACCGCGCGTAGACGTTCATGAACAGGACGACCACTACGAAATCAGCGCTGAATTACCGGGCGTAAAAAAAGAAGATATTCACATCACTCTGGAGCAAGGCATCCTCACTCTGGAAGCCGAAACCTCCCAGGAGGAAAAAGAGGAAGACAAAGGTCGCGTCATTCGCAGCGAAAGACGTTACGGTAAGTTTATGCGCACCTTTAACCTCGGCGAGGGCATCCATGAAGAGGATATCAGTGCCACTTTTGAAAATGGCGTCTTGAAACTGACAGCTCCCAAACGGAAAGAGCCAACACCAGTTCAGCGTCGAATTGAAGTTCAGTAA
- a CDS encoding pteridine reductase: MNPQTDSPVALITGAARRIGACIAETLHRDGYNLILHYRGSASEANALAKKLNAVRTNSVATLQADLTDISSVQQLADASKNQWQRLDLLVNNASSFYPTPLREANLEQWDNLIGSNLKGPFFLCQALAEPLREHRGCIINIADIHGDQPLAEHSIYCIAKAGNRMMTKTLAKELAPDVRVNGIAPGAIMWPENAAELTEQQKQKILAKVPLNRPGSPEDIAQAVRFLARSASYITGQVISVDGGRSC, encoded by the coding sequence ATGAATCCTCAAACTGATTCACCCGTGGCGCTGATTACCGGTGCAGCACGTCGTATTGGCGCATGCATTGCAGAAACCCTGCATCGTGATGGTTACAACCTGATTCTTCATTATCGGGGATCAGCCAGTGAAGCAAATGCTCTGGCGAAAAAGTTAAATGCGGTACGGACCAATTCCGTGGCGACATTGCAGGCGGATCTCACCGATATTTCCTCTGTTCAACAACTGGCTGATGCCAGCAAAAATCAATGGCAGCGACTCGACCTGCTGGTGAACAACGCCTCAAGCTTCTACCCTACGCCTCTTCGCGAAGCGAATCTCGAACAGTGGGACAACCTGATTGGCAGCAACTTAAAAGGCCCCTTTTTCCTCTGCCAGGCGCTGGCCGAACCACTTCGCGAACATCGCGGATGCATCATTAATATTGCAGATATTCATGGCGATCAGCCGTTGGCTGAACACTCAATTTACTGTATTGCCAAAGCTGGCAACCGCATGATGACCAAAACTCTTGCAAAGGAACTGGCTCCAGATGTTCGTGTGAATGGCATTGCTCCCGGCGCCATTATGTGGCCAGAAAATGCTGCCGAATTAACCGAGCAGCAAAAACAAAAAATCCTCGCTAAAGTGCCATTAAACCGACCCGGCTCGCCGGAAGATATCGCTCAAGCCGTCCGATTTCTGGCTCGCTCTGCCAGCTATATAACAGGCCAGGTCATTTCCGTGGATGGTGGGCGAAGCTGCTAA
- a CDS encoding multifunctional CCA addition/repair protein, which translates to MKIYLVGGAVRDKLLGYPFHERDWVVVGGTPEELLEQGFKPVGNDFPVFLHPKTGEEYALARTERKTAPGYTGFHFHAAPDVTLEDDLERRDLTINAIAEDENGNLVDPYNGKRDIDNKILRHVSDAFAEDPLRVLRVARFAARYHHLGFTVAPETLALMQQLSAGNELQALTAERIWKETERALGERSPHIYIQVLRDCGALPVIFPEVDALFGVPQRADYHPEVDTGIHTLMSLQQAAKLTDDTAIRFAVLVHDLGKATTPSDVLPRHIDHESRGVPLVEALCDRIKVPNRHRELAVKVTNYHLLCHKALLLRPATLLKLAKNLDAFRRPDLVRDFVLCCEADARGRTGLEDRAYPSGKWLHELFQKIGTISAAEFIEQGLQGAAIGEALDQRRLEMIATAKEQHESSN; encoded by the coding sequence ATGAAAATCTACCTGGTAGGCGGCGCGGTTCGCGATAAATTATTGGGCTACCCCTTTCACGAAAGGGACTGGGTGGTTGTTGGCGGCACGCCGGAAGAGCTACTGGAACAAGGCTTTAAACCGGTCGGCAATGACTTTCCTGTATTTCTGCATCCGAAAACCGGTGAAGAATATGCCCTGGCTCGTACCGAGCGAAAAACGGCCCCCGGCTATACCGGTTTTCATTTCCACGCAGCTCCCGACGTCACACTGGAAGACGATCTGGAGCGTCGCGACCTGACCATCAATGCCATTGCAGAAGACGAAAACGGCAACCTGGTGGACCCTTATAACGGCAAGCGGGATATCGACAATAAAATCCTGCGGCACGTCTCCGACGCTTTTGCTGAAGACCCACTGCGGGTATTGCGGGTGGCTCGTTTTGCCGCCCGTTACCACCATTTAGGGTTTACCGTCGCCCCTGAGACTCTGGCCTTGATGCAACAGCTGTCAGCAGGCAATGAACTTCAGGCCCTCACCGCTGAGCGAATATGGAAAGAGACCGAGCGTGCATTGGGCGAACGCTCGCCACACATTTACATTCAGGTACTTCGCGACTGCGGCGCCCTGCCGGTAATTTTCCCGGAAGTGGACGCCCTGTTTGGCGTGCCACAGCGCGCCGATTACCACCCCGAAGTGGATACCGGTATTCATACCTTGATGAGTCTTCAGCAGGCCGCCAAACTGACAGATGACACCGCAATTCGCTTTGCGGTACTGGTACACGATCTCGGCAAGGCAACTACCCCCAGCGATGTCCTGCCTCGCCATATAGACCATGAGTCCCGCGGCGTACCACTGGTGGAAGCACTCTGTGATCGCATAAAAGTGCCTAATCGTCATCGAGAACTGGCGGTAAAAGTGACGAACTATCACCTGTTGTGCCACAAAGCACTCTTGTTGCGCCCCGCCACCCTGTTAAAACTGGCAAAAAACCTCGACGCTTTCCGCCGTCCGGATTTGGTCAGGGACTTTGTGCTGTGCTGCGAAGCGGATGCCCGCGGTAGAACCGGTCTTGAGGATCGGGCGTACCCAAGCGGCAAATGGCTGCACGAGTTATTCCAAAAGATTGGCACCATCAGTGCCGCCGAATTTATTGAACAAGGCCTTCAAGGTGCCGCCATTGGCGAAGCACTTGATCAACGCCGTCTGGAGATGATCGCAACCGCCAAGGAGCAGCATGAATCCTCAAACTGA
- the rhlP gene encoding rhombotarget lipoprotein (RhlP (RHombo-target LipoProtein) is a family of predicted lipoproteins that, in general, co-occurs with a form of rhombosortase, and that has an apparent cleavage site for that enzyme, a GlyGly motif, near the C-terminus.), with the protein MIRAGCISLLIVMLSGCGIIGQQKYQSASLVDYLYPDKNAPLIEPSIPTLKVPTRVGIAFVPGNRHNGLTEQSKNQILKQVSEHFSEYKFVDRIEEIPSAYIRPGGGFENLDQLRRLFGIDLIALVSYDQHQFTDEGFASLTYWTIVGAYVVPGEKNSTHTLMDTVVYDINSRSLLFRAPGVSQVKSSSTLVNLSEQQRLDSGEGFDIASKDMILSLDKELSEFRERIKQQPEDVKVEYRSGYSGGGSMDLGWIALLLIIGVAGIRAKRSQ; encoded by the coding sequence ATGATAAGAGCAGGATGTATTTCTTTGTTGATTGTGATGCTGTCTGGTTGTGGAATTATCGGGCAGCAAAAATATCAAAGCGCCAGCCTGGTGGACTATCTGTACCCTGATAAAAACGCACCACTCATCGAGCCTTCAATACCGACATTAAAAGTTCCCACCCGAGTCGGCATCGCCTTTGTCCCGGGCAATCGACACAATGGTTTAACCGAGCAAAGTAAAAACCAGATATTGAAACAGGTGTCTGAGCATTTTTCCGAGTACAAGTTTGTAGATCGAATTGAGGAGATACCGTCTGCTTATATTAGACCCGGTGGCGGCTTTGAGAACCTCGATCAACTTCGGCGTTTATTTGGGATCGACTTGATTGCACTTGTTTCTTACGACCAGCATCAATTTACAGATGAAGGGTTTGCCAGCCTGACTTATTGGACCATCGTCGGTGCTTATGTGGTTCCAGGTGAAAAGAACAGTACTCATACCCTGATGGACACAGTGGTTTACGACATAAACAGTCGAAGCCTGTTATTTCGCGCGCCGGGAGTAAGTCAGGTAAAAAGCAGTTCGACACTGGTGAACCTGTCTGAACAACAACGACTGGATAGTGGCGAGGGCTTTGACATTGCCAGTAAAGATATGATCCTTAGTCTGGATAAAGAGCTTTCTGAGTTCCGTGAGCGAATCAAGCAGCAACCAGAAGATGTGAAGGTGGAATACCGCTCCGGCTATTCTGGCGGTGGCAGTATGGATCTCGGTTGGATAGCTCTGCTGCTAATAATTGGAGTTGCAGGGATTCGTGCCAAGCGCAGCCAATAA
- the rrtA gene encoding rhombosortase, with translation MPSAANKYGRKQLYIGLCVLAGSLICWLLGLEGWLLFDRELIGDGQWYRLVTGHLAHFSDMHLWANVAVFCVALLFCYRLGDHHFGWVVLLSMVVITAMLWFFQSKLQVYGGLSGVVSALVGWLAVCLVRLPHTVLVGWLLLSSLIIKIGLELFLESARSPFLPEGVDSVPAAHAAGLIAAVIYFFGLWVCRRVSIPISVDSP, from the coding sequence GTGCCAAGCGCAGCCAATAAATACGGACGCAAGCAGCTCTATATAGGGCTCTGTGTTTTAGCTGGATCTTTGATTTGCTGGCTGCTCGGGCTGGAAGGGTGGTTGCTGTTTGATCGGGAGCTGATTGGTGACGGTCAATGGTACCGGCTGGTTACGGGCCATTTGGCGCATTTTAGCGATATGCATTTGTGGGCCAATGTAGCTGTATTTTGTGTGGCTTTGCTATTTTGCTATCGACTGGGTGACCATCATTTTGGCTGGGTAGTGCTGTTATCGATGGTAGTGATCACTGCGATGTTGTGGTTTTTTCAGTCAAAGTTGCAGGTTTATGGTGGGTTGTCGGGTGTGGTCAGTGCACTGGTTGGCTGGCTTGCCGTCTGCCTGGTTCGATTACCGCATACTGTACTGGTGGGCTGGCTGCTACTGTCATCGCTGATCATAAAAATAGGCTTGGAGCTGTTTCTGGAGTCAGCTCGCAGTCCATTTTTGCCTGAGGGGGTTGATTCAGTGCCAGCGGCTCATGCAGCTGGCTTAATTGCGGCGGTGATTTATTTTTTCGGCTTGTGGGTTTGTCGCAGGGTTTCTATTCCAATTAGTGTCGACAGTCCCTGA
- a CDS encoding methyl-accepting chemotaxis protein, with product MSLFRNLKITQKMTAIAALLIVGLLMIATVYYFSDYLRQQSNESSADKNKLIEVTREIEVASNKTMQLEGQFLLKNDTAYVDAHKAAMEKLYTAIRSLSHLAESEQERQLATDIKNSIDMYQLSFDMVANRKVRLGLDENSGLLGELRDSVHAVEKSLEKVDDAELMVKMLMMRRHEKDYLARIDDKYIDRMAKRKGEFEQLLKQANIKPATKATIRENMNNYHTAFIAMTNGMKAVQRELASMEQSFAQVTPILDNMRNVTIELKAQLTEEAASTAKMIGLLFYGALVILAVVLTSLMLIAARTIIKPVEAMRVAAEDLRAGDGDLTKRIPDFGKDELGDTSRAINGFLDRIQNVINEVKDSSTTLVAASNEVSQTAFNLSGAASQQASSVEQTSAALEQMSSSIEQNAEHARTTEDIATQAARDAHEGGEAVAETVRTMQIIAEKIGVIDDIAYKTNLLALNAAIEAARAGEHGKGFAVVASEVQKLADRSRVAAQEIGEVAKTSTKVAGNAGRLLESIIPGINKTADLVQDISCSSNEQSTGVHQISEMMNSIDQVTQQNASASEELNATASQITERMEQLNTIVGFFKTTEEEVAQALEKAQQQALEEEQSSDAEDYIDQLDAMEAKPEKQKVAV from the coding sequence ATGTCGCTTTTTCGAAACCTCAAAATCACGCAAAAGATGACCGCCATTGCCGCCCTGTTAATTGTTGGCTTGCTAATGATTGCCACGGTCTACTATTTCAGTGACTACTTACGCCAACAGAGCAACGAGAGCAGTGCTGACAAAAACAAGTTGATTGAAGTCACCCGCGAAATCGAAGTTGCCAGCAACAAAACCATGCAGCTTGAGGGTCAATTTCTACTCAAAAATGACACCGCCTATGTAGACGCTCACAAAGCTGCAATGGAGAAGCTTTATACAGCCATTCGCTCCCTGAGCCACCTCGCAGAGAGCGAACAGGAGCGTCAACTCGCTACCGACATTAAAAACAGCATCGACATGTACCAACTCTCTTTTGACATGGTGGCAAACCGCAAAGTCCGGTTGGGTCTGGATGAAAACTCGGGACTGCTGGGCGAGCTTCGCGATTCGGTTCACGCTGTAGAGAAAAGTCTGGAAAAAGTGGATGACGCGGAGCTAATGGTTAAGATGCTCATGATGCGCCGTCACGAAAAAGACTACCTTGCACGCATTGACGACAAATACATTGATCGCATGGCCAAGCGCAAAGGCGAGTTTGAACAACTGCTCAAGCAGGCCAATATCAAACCCGCCACCAAGGCTACCATTCGCGAGAACATGAACAATTACCACACCGCGTTTATTGCCATGACCAACGGTATGAAGGCAGTGCAGCGCGAACTGGCCAGCATGGAACAGTCCTTCGCGCAGGTCACCCCGATTCTCGACAACATGCGCAACGTGACCATCGAACTGAAAGCACAATTGACTGAAGAAGCCGCCAGCACCGCAAAAATGATCGGCCTGCTGTTCTACGGCGCACTGGTAATTTTAGCCGTGGTACTGACCTCACTGATGTTGATTGCGGCGCGCACCATTATCAAGCCGGTTGAAGCCATGCGGGTCGCCGCAGAAGATCTCCGTGCCGGTGATGGCGACCTCACCAAGCGCATTCCGGATTTTGGCAAAGATGAACTGGGCGATACATCCCGCGCCATCAATGGCTTTTTGGATCGCATCCAGAACGTCATCAATGAAGTAAAAGACAGCAGCACCACTCTTGTGGCTGCTTCCAACGAGGTCAGTCAGACCGCATTTAATCTCTCTGGCGCTGCCAGCCAGCAGGCCTCCTCTGTGGAGCAAACCTCCGCCGCACTGGAGCAGATGAGCAGCTCCATCGAGCAGAATGCCGAACACGCCCGCACCACCGAAGACATAGCCACCCAAGCCGCCCGCGATGCTCACGAAGGCGGGGAAGCGGTTGCAGAAACAGTACGCACAATGCAAATCATCGCCGAGAAAATCGGCGTGATTGACGACATTGCCTACAAGACCAACCTGCTGGCTCTCAACGCCGCTATCGAAGCCGCGCGTGCCGGAGAGCACGGCAAAGGCTTCGCCGTAGTCGCTTCGGAAGTGCAAAAGCTGGCCGACCGCAGCCGCGTCGCCGCCCAGGAAATTGGCGAAGTAGCCAAAACCAGTACCAAGGTGGCTGGCAATGCAGGCCGATTGCTGGAGAGCATCATTCCTGGAATCAACAAAACCGCCGACCTGGTTCAGGACATCAGCTGCTCATCCAACGAACAGTCAACCGGCGTTCACCAGATCAGCGAAATGATGAACAGCATCGACCAGGTTACCCAGCAAAACGCCAGTGCCTCGGAAGAGCTGAACGCCACCGCCAGCCAGATAACCGAGCGCATGGAGCAACTCAACACAATTGTCGGCTTCTTCAAAACCACGGAAGAGGAAGTGGCTCAAGCTCTTGAGAAGGCACAGCAACAGGCACTTGAGGAAGAACAATCCAGCGATGCTGAAGACTACATCGATCAGCTGGATGCGATGGAAGCAAAACCGGAAAAACAGAAAGTCGCTGTTTGA
- a CDS encoding 2-oxoacid:ferredoxin oxidoreductase subunit beta: MTYRRPNFRHPEQPTNALGYTKRQYEGSLSTLCAGCGHDSISAAIVQSCYEMSIEPHRVAKISGIGCSSKTPTYFLGNSHGFNSVHGRMPSVATGANVANRELIYIGVSGDGDTASIGFGQFAHVVRRNLNMLYIVENNGCYGLTKGQDSATADVGSASKKGVPNPFDPIDLCSMALQLGATFVARSFSGDKQQLVPLIKAAIAHNGFAFIDVISPCVTFNNTPNSTKSYDFVREHVKEAGVVDFVPMEEEITTSYAAGATQELTMHDGSVIHLSKADKDLNVFDRNAALNAIQEFKARDEILTGLLYMDKHSMEFHETIGTVKRPLRDLNETELCPGSNVLAAINSSLR; the protein is encoded by the coding sequence ATGACTTACCGCAGACCCAATTTTCGCCACCCGGAGCAACCGACCAACGCACTGGGCTACACCAAGCGCCAGTATGAAGGCTCTCTGTCTACACTGTGTGCCGGCTGTGGTCACGACTCCATCAGTGCCGCCATCGTGCAGTCCTGCTACGAGATGTCGATAGAGCCACATCGCGTTGCCAAAATTTCCGGCATCGGCTGCTCCTCCAAAACGCCGACCTACTTCCTGGGTAACTCGCACGGATTTAACTCCGTACACGGCCGTATGCCATCGGTTGCCACCGGTGCCAACGTTGCCAACCGCGAGCTGATCTATATTGGGGTATCTGGCGACGGCGACACCGCTTCTATTGGTTTTGGCCAGTTCGCCCACGTAGTGCGCCGCAACCTGAATATGCTCTATATCGTTGAGAACAACGGTTGTTACGGCCTTACCAAAGGTCAGGACTCTGCAACCGCCGATGTCGGCTCTGCCAGCAAGAAAGGCGTACCCAACCCGTTCGACCCGATCGATCTTTGCTCAATGGCACTGCAACTTGGCGCCACTTTTGTGGCTCGTAGCTTTTCCGGCGACAAGCAGCAATTGGTTCCACTGATCAAAGCGGCCATAGCGCACAATGGTTTCGCATTTATTGATGTGATTTCACCCTGCGTGACCTTCAACAACACCCCCAACTCCACCAAGAGTTACGACTTTGTGCGCGAGCATGTTAAAGAGGCCGGTGTTGTGGACTTTGTACCAATGGAAGAGGAGATCACGACCAGCTATGCGGCCGGCGCTACTCAGGAACTGACGATGCACGACGGCTCGGTGATTCATCTTTCCAAGGCGGACAAAGACCTCAATGTGTTCGACCGCAACGCAGCCCTGAACGCCATCCAGGAGTTCAAGGCACGGGATGAGATTCTCACCGGACTGCTGTACATGGACAAACACAGTATGGAGTTCCACGAGACAATTGGTACAGTGAAACGTCCGCTGCGCGATCTCAACGAGACAGAGTTGTGTCCAGGCTCCAACGTTCTGGCTGCTATTAACTCAAGCCTGAGATAA